Proteins encoded together in one Streptomyces sp. NBC_01216 window:
- a CDS encoding thymidine phosphorylase, whose product MDVISVIRTKRDKGELSPEQIDWVIDAYTRGEVADEQMSALAMAILLNGMNRGEIARWTAAMIASGERMDFSSLSRPTADKHSTGGVGDKITLPLAPLVAACGAAVPQLSGRGLGHTGGTLDKLESIPGWRALLSNEEMLHVLDTTGAVICAAGDGLAPADKKLYALRDVTGTVEAIPLIASSIMSKKIAEGTGSLVLDVKVGTGAFMKSIEDARELAATMVGLGTDSGVRTVALLTDMSTPLGLTAGNALEVRESVEVLAGGGPADVVELTVALAREMLDAAGIKDADPAKALADGSAMDVWRRMIAAQGGDPDATLPVAREQHVVTASSSGVLTRLDAYGVGVAAWRLGAGRARKEDPVQAGAGVELHAKPGDTVTAGQPLLTLHTDTPEKFDYALKSLEGAWDVAPAGTAFTANPIVLDRIA is encoded by the coding sequence ATGGACGTCATCTCCGTCATCCGTACCAAGCGGGACAAGGGTGAGCTGAGCCCCGAGCAGATCGACTGGGTCATCGACGCCTACACCCGCGGAGAGGTCGCCGACGAGCAGATGTCGGCCCTGGCCATGGCGATCCTGCTGAACGGCATGAACCGTGGGGAGATCGCCCGCTGGACCGCCGCGATGATCGCGTCCGGAGAGCGGATGGACTTCTCTTCGCTGTCCCGGCCGACCGCGGACAAGCACTCCACCGGCGGCGTCGGCGACAAGATCACCCTCCCGCTGGCCCCGCTGGTCGCGGCCTGCGGCGCGGCCGTGCCGCAGCTGTCGGGCCGGGGCCTGGGCCACACCGGCGGCACGCTCGACAAGCTGGAGTCGATCCCCGGCTGGCGGGCACTGCTCTCCAACGAGGAGATGCTGCACGTCCTGGACACCACCGGAGCGGTGATCTGCGCGGCGGGCGACGGGCTCGCCCCGGCGGACAAGAAGCTCTACGCGCTGCGCGACGTCACCGGCACGGTCGAGGCGATCCCGCTGATCGCCTCCTCGATCATGTCGAAGAAGATCGCCGAGGGCACCGGTTCGCTGGTCCTGGACGTCAAGGTCGGCACCGGCGCGTTCATGAAGAGCATCGAGGACGCGCGCGAGCTCGCTGCCACGATGGTCGGCCTCGGCACCGACAGCGGTGTCAGGACCGTCGCCCTCCTCACCGACATGTCGACCCCGCTCGGCCTCACCGCCGGCAACGCCCTCGAAGTGCGCGAGTCCGTCGAGGTCCTGGCCGGCGGCGGCCCGGCGGACGTCGTCGAGCTGACCGTCGCGCTGGCGCGCGAGATGCTCGACGCGGCCGGGATCAAGGACGCCGACCCGGCCAAGGCGCTGGCCGACGGCTCGGCGATGGACGTGTGGCGCCGCATGATCGCGGCCCAGGGCGGCGACCCGGACGCGACCCTCCCGGTCGCCCGCGAGCAGCACGTCGTCACGGCCTCCTCCTCCGGCGTCCTCACCCGCCTCGACGCCTACGGCGTCGGCGTCGCCGCCTGGCGTCTCGGCGCGGGCCGCGCCCGCAAGGAGGACCCGGTGCAGGCGGGGGCGGGCGTCGAGCTGCACGCCAAGCCCGGCGACACGGTGACCGCGGGCCAGCCGCTGCTGACCCTGCACACCGACACACCGGAGAAGTTCGACTACGCGCTGAAGTCCCTGGAAGGCGCGTGGGACGTGGCCCCCGCGGGCACGGCGTTCACGGCGAACCCGATCGTGCTCGACCGCATCGCCTAG
- a CDS encoding ABC transporter ATP-binding protein, producing the protein MKASSSSSPNAVELRGITKRFPGVVANHDIDITVRRGTVHALVGENGAGKSTLMKILYGMQKPDEGTIAVDGERVVFHNPGDAIARGVGMVHQHFMLADNLTVLENVVLGSEKLYGIGDRARAKIKEISDAYHLGVRPNVLMEDLGVADRQRVEILKVLYRGARTLILDEPTAVLVPQEVDALFDNLRELKAEGLTVIFISHKLGEVLSVADEITVIRRGTTVGTADPRHTTTKQLAELMVGSELPSPETRESTVTDIPMLEVRDLSLSAVDPDGIVRTVLDGIGFTIRKGEVLGIAGVEGNGQSELVDTIMGMRHPDHGALTLDGADISAAPTRKRREDGIGCIPEDRHRHGLLLNAPLWENRILGHVTEKPNSKGPFLDIKAARKDTERIVRDYDVRTPGIEVTAASLSGGNQQKLIVGREMSHDPKLLIAAHPTRGVDVGAQAQIWDQIREARREGLAVLLISADLDELIGLSDTLRVMYRGRLVADADPAAITPEELGSAMTGAAAGHLQHEQSPEGTHGPEDEAR; encoded by the coding sequence ATCAAAGCCTCCAGCTCCAGCAGTCCCAACGCCGTAGAACTCCGCGGCATCACCAAGCGTTTCCCGGGAGTCGTGGCCAACCACGACATCGACATCACCGTGCGCCGCGGCACCGTGCACGCCCTCGTGGGCGAGAACGGCGCGGGCAAGTCGACCCTGATGAAGATCCTCTACGGCATGCAGAAGCCGGACGAGGGCACCATCGCGGTCGACGGCGAGCGGGTGGTGTTCCACAACCCGGGCGACGCCATCGCCCGCGGTGTCGGCATGGTGCACCAGCACTTCATGCTCGCGGACAACCTCACCGTCCTCGAGAACGTCGTCCTCGGCTCCGAGAAGCTCTACGGCATCGGGGACAGGGCCCGCGCGAAGATCAAGGAGATCTCCGACGCCTACCATCTCGGCGTCCGCCCGAACGTCCTCATGGAGGACCTCGGCGTGGCCGACCGCCAGCGCGTCGAGATCCTGAAGGTCCTCTACCGAGGTGCCCGCACCCTGATCCTCGACGAGCCGACCGCGGTCCTCGTCCCGCAGGAGGTCGACGCGCTCTTCGACAACCTGCGCGAGCTCAAGGCCGAGGGCCTGACCGTCATCTTCATCTCCCACAAGCTGGGCGAGGTCCTGTCGGTCGCCGACGAGATCACCGTCATCCGGCGCGGCACGACGGTCGGCACCGCAGACCCGCGGCACACGACGACCAAGCAGCTCGCCGAGCTGATGGTCGGCAGCGAGCTGCCCTCCCCGGAGACCCGCGAGTCGACCGTCACCGACATCCCGATGCTGGAGGTCCGGGACCTCTCGCTGAGCGCGGTCGACCCCGACGGCATCGTCCGCACGGTCCTCGACGGGATCGGCTTCACCATCCGCAAGGGCGAGGTGCTCGGCATCGCGGGCGTCGAGGGCAACGGTCAGTCCGAGCTCGTCGACACGATCATGGGCATGCGCCACCCCGACCACGGCGCCCTCACCCTGGACGGCGCCGACATCTCCGCCGCGCCGACCCGTAAGCGCCGCGAGGACGGCATCGGCTGCATCCCCGAGGACCGCCACCGGCACGGCCTGCTGCTGAACGCCCCCCTCTGGGAGAACCGCATCCTCGGTCACGTCACCGAGAAGCCCAACTCCAAGGGCCCCTTCCTCGACATCAAGGCCGCGCGCAAGGACACCGAGCGGATCGTCCGCGACTACGACGTCCGCACCCCGGGCATCGAGGTCACCGCGGCCTCCCTCTCCGGCGGAAACCAGCAGAAGCTGATCGTCGGCCGCGAGATGAGCCACGACCCCAAGCTGCTGATCGCCGCGCACCCCACCCGCGGCGTGGACGTCGGCGCGCAGGCGCAGATCTGGGACCAGATCCGCGAGGCGCGCAGGGAGGGCCTCGCGGTGCTGCTGATCTCCGCGGACCTCGACGAGCTGATCGGCCTCTCCGACACCCTGCGGGTGATGTACCGCGGCAGGCTCGTCGCCGACGCCGACCCGGCCGCCATCACCCCGGAGGAGCTGGGCTCGGCCATGACCGGCGCCGCCGCCGGCCACCTTCAGCACGAACAGAGCCCTGAGGGCACCCACGGCCCGGAGGACGAGGCCCGATGA
- a CDS encoding acylneuraminate cytidylyltransferase → MTSTTTVLAVIPARGGSKGVPAKNLAPVAGLPLVARAVRACRDARLVTDVVVSTDDAEIAAAGRAVGSEAVHRPAAIAGDTASSESAVLHAMDAFEATHGRRVDVVLLVQCTSPFLTADDVNGAVEPIVAGAAETALTVAPSHGFLWRRTESGGTGVNHDKAHRPRRQDREPEYLETGAVYAMDAEGFRGHRHRFFGRTALVVSDPARVLEIDDPHDLARARALAPLLDTPLTPRAEDVDAVVLDFDGTQTDDRVHIDADGREFVSVHRGDGLGIAALRRAGIPLLILSTEQNPVVAARARKLRIPVLHGVDRKDLALKQWCEEQGIDPQRVLYAGNDVNDLPCFHLVGWPVAVGSAHDSVRAAARAVTVTPGGSGAIREIAAWLLGPELHTPNT, encoded by the coding sequence ATGACGTCCACCACCACCGTGCTCGCCGTGATCCCCGCGAGGGGCGGTTCCAAGGGCGTCCCCGCCAAGAACCTGGCCCCGGTGGCGGGGCTGCCGCTCGTGGCCCGCGCCGTCCGCGCCTGCCGGGACGCCCGGCTGGTCACCGACGTCGTCGTCTCCACGGACGACGCGGAGATCGCGGCGGCCGGCCGGGCGGTCGGCTCCGAGGCGGTCCACCGCCCGGCGGCGATCGCCGGGGACACGGCGAGCAGCGAGTCCGCCGTGCTGCACGCCATGGACGCCTTCGAGGCCACCCACGGCCGCCGGGTCGACGTGGTCCTCCTGGTCCAGTGCACCAGCCCCTTCCTCACCGCCGACGACGTGAACGGCGCCGTCGAGCCGATCGTCGCGGGCGCGGCGGAGACCGCCCTCACCGTCGCCCCGAGCCACGGCTTCCTCTGGCGCCGGACCGAAAGCGGCGGCACCGGCGTCAACCACGACAAGGCGCACCGCCCGCGCCGGCAGGACCGGGAACCCGAGTACCTGGAGACCGGCGCCGTCTACGCGATGGACGCCGAGGGCTTCCGCGGCCACCGGCACCGCTTCTTCGGCCGCACCGCGCTCGTCGTGTCCGATCCCGCCCGAGTGCTGGAGATCGACGACCCGCACGACCTCGCCCGCGCCCGCGCGCTCGCCCCGCTGCTGGACACCCCGCTCACGCCCCGGGCCGAGGACGTCGACGCGGTCGTCCTGGACTTCGACGGCACCCAGACCGACGACCGGGTCCACATCGACGCCGACGGGCGCGAGTTCGTCTCGGTGCACCGGGGCGACGGCCTCGGCATCGCCGCCCTGCGTCGTGCCGGCATCCCCCTCCTGATCCTCTCCACCGAGCAGAACCCCGTCGTCGCCGCCCGCGCCCGCAAGCTCCGCATCCCCGTCCTGCACGGCGTCGACCGCAAGGACCTCGCCCTCAAGCAGTGGTGCGAGGAGCAGGGGATCGACCCCCAGCGGGTGCTCTACGCCGGCAACGACGTCAACGACCTGCCCTGCTTCCACCTCGTCGGCTGGCCCGTCGCGGTGGGCAGCGCCCATGACTCCGTACGGGCCGCCGCCCGTGCGGTCACTGTCACTCCCGGCGGCTCCGGAGCCATCCGGGAGATCGCCGCCTGGCTCCTCGGACCCGAGCTCCACACCCCCAACACCTAA
- a CDS encoding amidohydrolase — translation MNQLKSREPGSVVLPGKLSETLRAELVTFRRDLHMHPELGNQEFRTTAALKARLEAAGLAPRVLATGTGLLCDIGTWDDLRPMLAIRADIDALPIPDVKTVAYRSTVPNRAHACGHDVHTTTVLGAGLVLAELDRQGLLPHAVRLIFQPAEEVLPGGAADAIGSGVLDGVGRIIAVHCDPKVDAGRIGLRPGPITSACDRLEVTLDGPGGHTARPHLTTDLVTAAARVAVDVPALLARRVDARSGLAVTWGRIEAGHACNVIPQRAELSGTVRCLELPAWRDAPDLVHAAIDEVAALHHAKSTVNYIRGVPPVVNDPVVTELLRDAMTARRGPYAIEDTEQSLGGEDFSWYLEHVPGAMARLGVRAPGDTTRRDLHCGDFDVDEHAIEVGVEFFTAAALLDAAPTR, via the coding sequence GTGAACCAGTTGAAGTCCCGCGAGCCCGGCTCCGTCGTCCTGCCCGGAAAGCTGTCCGAAACCCTGCGTGCCGAACTTGTCACGTTCCGCAGGGACTTGCACATGCACCCCGAGCTCGGCAACCAGGAGTTCCGTACCACCGCAGCGCTCAAGGCCCGCCTGGAGGCGGCCGGGCTGGCGCCGAGGGTACTGGCGACGGGCACCGGACTTCTCTGTGACATCGGCACCTGGGACGACCTGCGCCCGATGCTGGCGATCCGCGCCGACATCGACGCACTGCCCATTCCCGACGTCAAGACCGTCGCGTACCGGTCCACCGTGCCCAACCGCGCGCACGCGTGCGGTCACGACGTCCACACCACCACCGTCCTCGGCGCCGGTCTGGTCCTGGCCGAGCTCGACCGCCAGGGGCTCCTGCCCCACGCCGTGCGGCTGATCTTCCAGCCCGCGGAGGAGGTGCTCCCCGGCGGCGCCGCCGACGCCATCGGCTCCGGTGTTCTGGACGGGGTCGGCCGGATCATCGCCGTGCACTGCGACCCGAAGGTGGACGCGGGCCGGATCGGGCTGCGCCCCGGCCCCATCACCTCCGCCTGCGACCGCCTCGAGGTGACGCTCGACGGCCCCGGCGGTCACACCGCCCGCCCTCACCTGACCACGGACCTGGTCACCGCCGCCGCGCGGGTCGCCGTCGACGTCCCCGCCCTGCTCGCCCGCCGGGTGGACGCCCGTTCCGGTCTGGCCGTCACCTGGGGCCGGATCGAGGCCGGCCACGCCTGCAACGTGATCCCGCAGCGCGCCGAGCTGTCCGGCACCGTCCGCTGCCTCGAGCTGCCGGCCTGGCGTGACGCGCCCGACCTGGTCCACGCGGCCATCGACGAGGTCGCCGCCCTGCACCACGCCAAGTCGACGGTGAACTACATCCGGGGCGTCCCGCCGGTCGTCAACGACCCGGTCGTCACCGAACTGCTCCGGGACGCGATGACGGCGCGCCGCGGACCGTATGCGATCGAGGACACCGAGCAGAGCCTCGGTGGGGAGGACTTCTCCTGGTACCTGGAGCACGTGCCGGGCGCCATGGCCCGTCTGGGCGTCCGGGCGCCGGGCGACACGACACGCCGGGACCTGCACTGCGGCGACTTCGACGTGGACGAACACGCCATCGAGGTCGGGGTGGAGTTCTTCACCGCCGCGGCCCTGCTGGACGCCGCGCCGACACGCTGA
- a CDS encoding BMP family lipoprotein, with product MRRVSKIVSASIATAALALTATACGESSTEDTGSDSGTLKVGMAYDVGGRGDNSFNDSAARGLDKAKADLDVQTKELTAKNGETPADREQRLASLAEGGYNPVIGVGFAYKDSIDKVAAKYPKTTFGLVDSVSDLKNVDSIVFTEEQGSYLAGVAAALKSKDGKIGFIGGVDLPLIKKFAAGFQQGVKDTNPNASVQIQYLSTGTDMSGFGAPDKGKAAAKGMLDKGIDVIYAAAGGSGAGAIEAVAAKPGTWAIGVDSDQAKDPALSKYADSILTSVVKNVDTGVFELIKSVQDGKPMTGTHSYSLAEDGVSLTATGGHLDDIQAKIDEAKQKIIDGQIKVATTL from the coding sequence TTGCGCCGGGTATCCAAGATCGTTTCCGCGTCCATCGCGACCGCGGCCCTCGCTCTCACCGCCACCGCGTGTGGCGAGTCGTCCACCGAGGACACTGGCTCCGACTCAGGCACGCTGAAGGTCGGTATGGCCTACGACGTCGGCGGCCGTGGCGACAACTCCTTCAACGACTCCGCGGCCCGTGGCCTCGACAAGGCCAAGGCCGACCTCGACGTCCAGACCAAGGAGCTCACCGCCAAGAACGGTGAGACCCCCGCCGACCGCGAGCAGCGTCTCGCCTCGCTCGCCGAGGGTGGCTACAACCCGGTCATCGGTGTCGGCTTCGCCTACAAGGACTCGATCGACAAGGTCGCGGCGAAGTACCCGAAGACCACCTTCGGCCTGGTCGACTCCGTCTCCGACCTGAAGAACGTCGACTCGATCGTCTTCACCGAGGAGCAGGGCTCGTACCTCGCCGGTGTGGCCGCCGCCCTGAAGTCCAAGGACGGCAAGATCGGCTTCATCGGTGGCGTCGACCTCCCGCTGATCAAGAAGTTCGCCGCGGGCTTCCAGCAGGGCGTCAAGGACACCAACCCGAACGCCTCGGTGCAGATCCAGTACCTGTCCACCGGTACGGACATGTCCGGCTTCGGCGCGCCCGACAAGGGCAAGGCCGCCGCCAAGGGCATGCTCGACAAGGGCATCGACGTGATCTACGCCGCCGCGGGCGGTTCGGGCGCCGGCGCCATCGAGGCCGTCGCCGCCAAGCCGGGCACCTGGGCGATCGGTGTCGACTCGGACCAGGCCAAGGACCCGGCCCTGTCCAAGTACGCCGACTCGATCCTGACCTCGGTCGTCAAGAACGTCGACACCGGCGTCTTCGAGCTGATCAAGTCCGTGCAGGACGGCAAGCCGATGACCGGCACGCACTCCTACTCGCTCGCCGAGGACGGTGTGTCGCTGACCGCCACGGGTGGTCACCTCGACGACATCCAGGCCAAGATCGACGAGGCCAAGCAGAAGATCATCGACGGTCAGATCAAGGTCGCCACGACCCTCTGA
- a CDS encoding ABC transporter permease has protein sequence MTATATSTPPPASRKASRGKGGRSRLSLPVILLIIAGGLLALSAARAITGAQDLTSAGQISAALSLAVPIGLAGLGGLWSERAGVVNIGLEGMMILGTFFGAWAGWQTSPWLGILAGILGGMLGGLLHAVATVTFGVDHIISGIAINILAAGVTTYFAKLWFNSGEAAAKGGSPKQSPPAESITTVTVPGLSDWLSDIEKHHWFLVSDLAGILGGLVTNVSVLTIIAVLLIVGTFFILWKTAFGLRLRSCGENPVAAESLGVNVYKYKYIAVVVSGGLAGLGGAFLSLVTSHIYNEGQTGGRGYIGLAAMIFGNWRPGGLAMGAGLFGFADALQLRSGGKSVHALLLLLFVALVVIAAWKAYKRRWITSQIATVIGVGVLIWYLGTETVPVEFVSATPYVVTLLVLSLSAQRLRMPKANGMRYRKGEGK, from the coding sequence GTGACCGCCACGGCGACTTCCACCCCGCCGCCCGCCTCCCGCAAGGCGTCCCGCGGCAAGGGGGGCCGCTCCCGGCTCTCCCTCCCCGTGATCCTGCTGATCATCGCGGGCGGGTTGCTGGCCCTCTCCGCGGCCCGGGCCATCACCGGGGCCCAGGACCTCACCTCGGCCGGCCAGATCAGCGCCGCCCTCTCGCTCGCCGTGCCCATCGGCCTCGCCGGTCTCGGCGGCCTGTGGTCCGAGCGCGCGGGTGTGGTCAACATCGGCCTCGAGGGCATGATGATCCTCGGCACCTTCTTCGGTGCCTGGGCCGGCTGGCAGACCAGCCCCTGGCTCGGCATCCTCGCCGGCATCCTGGGCGGCATGCTCGGCGGCCTGCTGCACGCCGTCGCCACCGTCACCTTCGGCGTCGACCACATCATCTCCGGTATCGCGATCAACATCCTGGCCGCCGGTGTCACCACCTACTTCGCCAAGCTGTGGTTCAACAGCGGCGAGGCGGCGGCCAAGGGCGGCAGCCCCAAGCAGTCCCCGCCGGCCGAGAGCATCACCACGGTCACCGTGCCGGGCCTGTCCGACTGGCTCTCCGACATCGAAAAGCACCACTGGTTCCTGGTCTCGGACCTGGCGGGCATCCTCGGCGGCCTGGTCACCAACGTCTCGGTGCTGACGATCATCGCGGTGCTGCTCATCGTCGGGACCTTCTTCATCCTGTGGAAGACGGCCTTCGGCCTGCGGCTGCGTTCCTGCGGCGAGAACCCGGTCGCCGCCGAGTCGCTCGGTGTCAACGTCTACAAGTACAAGTACATCGCGGTGGTCGTCTCCGGCGGTCTGGCCGGTCTCGGCGGCGCCTTCCTGTCCCTGGTCACCTCGCACATCTACAACGAGGGCCAGACGGGCGGCCGCGGTTACATCGGCCTCGCGGCGATGATCTTCGGTAACTGGCGGCCGGGCGGCCTCGCCATGGGCGCGGGCCTCTTCGGCTTCGCCGACGCGCTCCAGCTGCGCAGCGGCGGCAAGTCCGTGCACGCCCTGCTCCTGCTGCTCTTCGTCGCCCTCGTGGTCATCGCGGCCTGGAAGGCGTACAAGCGGCGCTGGATCACCTCGCAGATCGCCACCGTCATCGGCGTCGGCGTGCTGATCTGGTACCTGGGCACGGAGACGGTCCCGGTCGAGTTCGTCAGCGCCACCCCGTACGTGGTCACGCTGCTGGTGCTGTCGCTCTCCGCGCAGCGCCTGAGGATGCCCAAGGCGAACGGCATGCGCTACCGCAAGGGCGAGGGCAAGTGA
- a CDS encoding N-acetylneuraminate synthase family protein, translating into MNTRLRTLGSKTAGPGHAVYVTGEIGINHNGDLNNAFELIDVAADAGCDAVKFQKRTPEICTPRDQWDIERDTPWGRMTYIDYRHRVEFGEDEYRAIDEHCRKRGIDWFASPWDTEAVAFLEKFDVPAHKVASASLTDDELLRALRSTGRTVILSTGMSTPKQIRHAVEVLGSDNILLCHATSTYPAKAEELNLRVIGTLMEEYPNVPIGYSGHETGLQTTLAAVALGATFVERHITLDRAMWGSDQAASVEPQGLQRLVRDIRTIEAALGDGVKKVYDSELGPMKKLRRVQGLVAA; encoded by the coding sequence ATGAACACCCGCCTCCGGACCCTCGGCAGCAAGACCGCGGGCCCCGGCCACGCCGTCTACGTCACCGGCGAGATCGGCATCAACCACAACGGCGACCTGAACAACGCCTTCGAGCTCATCGACGTGGCCGCCGACGCCGGCTGCGACGCCGTGAAGTTCCAGAAGCGCACGCCGGAGATCTGCACTCCCCGCGACCAGTGGGACATCGAGCGTGACACCCCCTGGGGCCGCATGACCTACATCGACTACCGCCACCGCGTGGAGTTCGGCGAGGACGAGTACCGCGCCATCGACGAGCACTGCCGCAAGCGCGGCATCGACTGGTTCGCCTCCCCGTGGGACACCGAGGCCGTGGCCTTCCTGGAGAAGTTCGACGTGCCGGCGCACAAGGTCGCCTCGGCCTCGCTGACCGACGACGAGCTGCTGCGCGCGCTGCGTTCCACCGGCCGCACCGTCATCCTGTCGACCGGCATGTCCACCCCGAAGCAGATCCGCCACGCCGTCGAGGTGCTGGGCAGCGACAACATCCTGCTCTGCCACGCCACCTCGACCTACCCGGCGAAGGCCGAGGAGCTCAACCTGCGGGTGATCGGCACCCTCATGGAGGAGTACCCGAACGTCCCGATCGGCTACTCCGGCCACGAGACCGGCCTGCAGACCACGCTGGCCGCCGTCGCGCTGGGCGCCACCTTCGTCGAGCGTCACATCACCCTCGACCGCGCGATGTGGGGTTCCGACCAGGCCGCCTCGGTCGAGCCGCAGGGCCTCCAGCGGCTGGTCCGCGACATCCGCACCATCGAGGCCGCTCTCGGCGACGGCGTCAAGAAGGTCTACGACTCCGAGCTCGGCCCGATGAAGAAGCTCCGCCGGGTCCAGGGCCTCGTCGCCGCATGA
- a CDS encoding ABC transporter permease, whose translation MKKFDKERLLLGIAAPLLAIVAAFLVTALVLAATGKEPFSAFGIMFDYGLKSDSQVYIINKGTTYYLAGIAVAVGFRMNLFNIGVDGQYRLAAFFAAAVGGALTLPGVVQIPLIILTAMIVGAMWAGIAGVLKVTRGVSEVVSTIMLNFIATAIIGYLLQPGRLGHLDAAGTKVSTTPIPESSHFFEFPTTPTPVVGFVVVAALVGVGYWFTLSRSRFGFDLRTVGQSDTAAAASGVNVKKMVVTSMLISGALAGLIGMPTLLNDSYEFSGGFPVGIGFTGIAIALLGRNHPVGIALAAILWAFLERGGQQLEFDDYDREIVGVMQGVIVLCVVIAYEVVRRYGVKRQQRQVGERLAAQARSNDKTEVSA comes from the coding sequence ATGAAGAAGTTCGACAAGGAGCGACTGCTCCTCGGCATCGCGGCGCCGCTGCTCGCGATCGTCGCCGCCTTCCTGGTCACCGCCCTGGTGCTGGCGGCCACCGGCAAGGAGCCGTTCAGCGCGTTCGGCATCATGTTCGACTACGGTCTGAAGTCGGACAGCCAGGTCTACATCATCAACAAGGGAACGACGTACTACCTCGCGGGTATCGCGGTGGCCGTCGGCTTCCGCATGAACCTGTTCAACATCGGTGTGGACGGCCAGTACCGGCTCGCGGCCTTCTTCGCCGCCGCCGTCGGTGGCGCGCTGACGCTTCCCGGTGTCGTCCAGATCCCGCTGATCATCCTCACCGCGATGATCGTCGGCGCGATGTGGGCCGGTATCGCCGGTGTCCTCAAGGTCACCCGGGGCGTCAGCGAGGTCGTCTCCACGATCATGCTGAACTTCATCGCCACCGCGATCATCGGCTACCTGCTCCAGCCCGGCCGTCTCGGCCACCTGGACGCGGCCGGCACGAAGGTGTCGACGACCCCGATCCCGGAGTCCTCCCACTTCTTCGAGTTCCCGACCACCCCGACCCCGGTCGTCGGCTTCGTCGTCGTCGCCGCCCTGGTGGGTGTCGGCTACTGGTTCACGCTGTCGCGCAGCCGCTTCGGCTTCGACCTGCGCACCGTCGGCCAGTCCGACACGGCCGCCGCGGCCAGCGGCGTGAACGTGAAGAAGATGGTCGTCACCTCCATGCTGATCTCCGGCGCCCTGGCCGGCCTCATCGGCATGCCGACGCTGCTCAACGACTCCTACGAGTTCTCCGGCGGCTTCCCGGTCGGCATCGGCTTCACCGGCATCGCCATCGCCCTGCTGGGCCGCAACCACCCGGTCGGCATCGCACTCGCCGCGATCCTCTGGGCCTTCCTGGAGCGCGGCGGGCAGCAGCTGGAGTTCGACGACTACGACCGGGAGATCGTCGGCGTCATGCAGGGCGTCATCGTGCTCTGCGTCGTCATCGCCTACGAGGTCGTCCGGCGCTACGGCGTCAAGCGTCAGCAGCGACAGGTCGGCGAGAGGCTCGCGGCCCAGGCCCGTTCCAACGACAAGACGGAGGTGTCGGCGTGA
- a CDS encoding cytidine deaminase, giving the protein MTEPEAKPVTEADWDILREAARDAMSRAYAPYSGFPVGVAALVDDGRTVTGCNVENASYGLSLCAECGLVSQLQATGGGRLTHFVCVDGKGEPLVPCGRCRQLLYEFGGPTLVLETPAGRLTLAEMLPQAFGPDHLAG; this is encoded by the coding sequence GTGACCGAGCCCGAGGCCAAGCCGGTCACCGAGGCTGACTGGGACATCCTGCGCGAGGCGGCGCGGGACGCGATGTCCCGCGCGTACGCCCCGTACTCGGGCTTCCCGGTCGGCGTGGCCGCCCTGGTCGACGACGGGCGGACCGTCACCGGCTGCAACGTCGAGAACGCCTCCTACGGCCTCAGCCTGTGCGCCGAGTGTGGGCTCGTCTCGCAGCTCCAGGCGACCGGTGGCGGCCGGCTGACGCACTTCGTGTGCGTGGACGGCAAGGGCGAGCCGCTGGTGCCCTGCGGGCGCTGCCGGCAGCTGCTGTACGAGTTCGGCGGCCCCACGCTCGTCCTGGAGACCCCGGCCGGCCGGCTGACCCTGGCCGAGATGCTTCCGCAGGCATTCGGCCCGGACCACCTCGCCGGGTAG